In Raphanus sativus cultivar WK10039 unplaced genomic scaffold, ASM80110v3 Scaffold2894, whole genome shotgun sequence, one DNA window encodes the following:
- the LOC130506118 gene encoding protein SUPPRESSOR OF K(+) TRANSPORT GROWTH DEFECT 1-like: MYSNFKEQAIEYVKQAVQEDNAGNYNKAFPLYMNALEYFKTHLKYEKNPKIREAITHKFTEYLRRAEEIRAVLDEGGSGPGSNGDAAVATKKKTKSKGKDGDGGGEDPEQSKLRAGLDSAIVREKPNVKWSDVAGLESAKQALQEAVILPVKFPQFFTGKRRPWRAFLLYGPPGTGKSYLAKAVATEADSTFFSVSSSDLVSKWMGESEKLVSNLFEMARESAPSIIFVDEIDSLCGQRGEGNESEASRRIKTELLVQMQGVGHNDEKVLVLAATNTPYALDQAIRRRFDKRIYIPLPDVKARQHMFKVHLGDTPHNLNEADFEYLARKTEGFSGSDVAVCVKDVLFEPVRKTQDAMFFFKSADGTWMPCGPKQPGAIQITMQDLAEKGLAEKIIPPPISRTDFDKVLARQRPTVSKSDLEVHERFTKEFGEEG; encoded by the exons ATGTACAGCAATTTCAAGGAGCAAGCGATCGAGTACGTGAAGCAAGCGGTCCAAGAGGACAACGCCGGGAACTACAACAAGGCCTTCCCTCTCTACATGAACGCGCTCGAGTACTTCAAGACGCATCTCAAGTACGAGAAGAACCCTAAGATCAGAGAAGCCATCACCCACAAGTTCACCGAGTATCTCCGCCGCGCCGAGGAGATCCGCGCTGTGTTAGACGAAGGCGGGTCGGGTCCTGGATCTAACGGGGACGCTGCGGTTGctacgaagaagaagacgaagagcAAAGGGAAGGACGGAGATGGAGGAGGGGAGGATCCGGAGCAGTCGAAGCTCCGAGCTGGGCTTGACTCTGCGATCGTGAGGGAGAAGCCTAACGTGAAGTGGTCTGATGTCGCGGGGCTTGAGAGCGCGAAACAGGCGTTGCAGGAAGCTGTGATCTTGCCTGTTAAGTTTCCTCAGTTCTTCACAG GGAAGAGGAGGCCGTGGAGAGCTTTTCTGCTGTACGGGCCTCCTGGAACTGGGAAGTCGTACTTGGCTAAGGCTGTTGCTACGGAAGCAGACTCTACGTTTTTTAG TGTGTCTTCATCGGATTTGGTTTCGAAGTGGATGGGTGAAAGCGAAAAGCTGGTATCAAACCTTTTTGAGATGGCTCGGGAGAGTGCTCCGTCAATTATATTCGTCGATGAGATAGATTCCTTGTGTGGTCAACGTGGGGAAGGCAATGAGAGCGAAGCTTCAAGACGTATCAAAACAGAGCTTCTTGTGCAGATGCAG GGTGTTGGACACAATGATGAGAAAGTCCTTGTACTGGCAGCAACAAACACACCATATGCTCTTGATCAG GCTATTCGGCGACGTTTTGATAAGCGTATCTATATCCCTCTACCGGATGTGAAGGCTCGGCAGCACATGTTCAAA GTGCACCTGGGAGATACTCCTCATAATTTGAATGAAGctgattttgaatatttagCTCGCAAGACAGAGGGGTTTTCTGGTTCAGATGTGGCTGTTTGT GTCAAGGATGTTCTGTTTGAACCTGTCAGAAAAACCCAAGATGCCATGTTCTTTTTCAAGTCAGCTGATGGGACGTGGATGCCATGTGGGCCTAAACAACCTGGTGCCATTCAGATTACAATGCAGGATTTAGCAGAAAAAGGGCTCGCGGAAAAG ATTATTCCACCGCCCATCTCAAGAACAGATTTTGATAAGGTATTAGCAAGACAGCGACCAACAGTGAGCAAGTCTGATCTTGAGGTCCATGAGAGATTCACAAAGGAGTTTGGAGAGGAAGGTTGA